One region of Chryseobacterium muglaense genomic DNA includes:
- the tamL gene encoding translocation and assembly module lipoprotein TamL, protein MKNTFNTYCKYFLASGITVAVVSCSNTKFLKDGQMLYTGAEVKIESDSLSKKEKSELQSALEENLTPKPNSTFLGLRPKLYAYNTTSEPKKEKGLKYWLKYKFGEEPVLLGDVDREFNKDIIVNYSENKGYFNAKAKYDTVSKNKKAQVIYTLNPGARYLINNVNFPKDSTLVNNEIQKLKEKTLLKTGNPFDLEVIKNERQRIDNELKDKGFYYFSPDNIIVQADSTVTKDPKVELIVKLKDNTPKLATEQFTIDKVVVFPNYNLRDAKKGKYNIPMNPDSLKGNEYNDIYVVDPDKKFKPRIFDRALYFNKGDVYNRKDHNLSLNRLISLGVFKFVKNEFVVSDSLNHKFDAYYVLTPRELQSLRLEALGRTNSANYAGSELNLNWTQRNFFRGAEQFKASVYGAFDVQIGGPADSENIFRAGTNVQLSIPRIVAPFRFNSSSAFVPRTNMKLGYEFQNRTTLYSLNTFNASFGYQWKENVRKEHELNIIDVSLIRPADVTAKFDSISAKNPYQQRITEKQLIFGPTYSYTYSTTMLPRKNTFYYKGMLDLAGNITGLVTGANKKEGKEKTIFGVPFSQYAKIENDLRFYHKFSEKTSFASRLIAGIAIPYGNSEHIPFSRQFFVGGSNSIRAFRARTLGPGSYDPRTPNSTRALFDQSGDVKLELNAEYRANLYKFLNVAAFVDAGNIWLINDDIDENGVNSRPGGKFSKDFLTEIAVGAGVGLRLDFSILVLRLDLAMPLRVPYYEKGDRWTFDRINFGDSSWRKDNLILNIAIGYPF, encoded by the coding sequence ATGAAGAATACGTTTAATACATATTGCAAATATTTTTTGGCATCGGGAATTACGGTGGCTGTTGTCTCGTGCAGCAATACCAAATTTCTGAAAGACGGACAGATGCTCTATACCGGAGCTGAAGTAAAAATAGAAAGCGACTCTCTTTCAAAAAAAGAAAAAAGCGAATTACAATCTGCACTCGAAGAAAACCTTACTCCAAAACCCAATTCTACTTTTCTTGGTTTAAGACCAAAGTTGTACGCATACAATACAACGAGTGAACCTAAAAAGGAAAAAGGTTTAAAATACTGGTTGAAATATAAATTTGGAGAAGAACCTGTACTTTTAGGAGATGTTGACAGAGAATTTAACAAAGATATTATTGTAAATTATTCCGAAAACAAAGGCTATTTTAATGCAAAAGCAAAGTATGACACGGTTTCAAAAAATAAAAAAGCACAGGTAATTTACACCTTAAATCCTGGAGCGAGATATTTAATCAATAATGTTAATTTTCCGAAGGATTCTACGCTTGTTAATAATGAAATTCAGAAATTAAAAGAAAAAACTTTACTTAAAACCGGAAATCCTTTTGATCTTGAGGTCATCAAAAACGAACGACAAAGAATCGACAATGAGCTAAAAGACAAAGGTTTTTATTACTTCAGCCCAGATAATATTATTGTACAGGCAGACAGTACCGTAACTAAAGACCCAAAAGTTGAACTTATTGTAAAGCTGAAAGACAACACACCGAAATTGGCAACCGAGCAGTTCACGATTGATAAAGTCGTTGTTTTTCCTAATTACAATCTTCGTGATGCTAAAAAAGGGAAATACAATATCCCAATGAATCCCGATTCTTTAAAGGGAAATGAATACAATGATATTTATGTAGTTGATCCTGATAAAAAATTTAAACCAAGAATTTTTGACCGGGCTTTATATTTCAACAAAGGCGATGTTTACAACAGAAAAGATCATAATCTATCGCTTAACAGGTTAATCAGCCTTGGTGTTTTTAAATTTGTAAAAAATGAATTCGTCGTTTCAGATTCTTTAAATCATAAGTTTGATGCGTATTATGTGCTGACCCCAAGAGAACTTCAATCTTTACGTTTGGAAGCTTTAGGAAGAACCAATTCTGCCAATTATGCAGGAAGCGAACTAAATTTAAACTGGACGCAACGAAATTTTTTCCGTGGTGCAGAACAGTTTAAAGCTTCTGTTTATGGTGCGTTTGATGTACAAATTGGTGGCCCTGCCGATTCAGAAAATATTTTCAGAGCGGGAACCAATGTGCAATTATCAATTCCAAGAATTGTTGCCCCGTTTCGTTTCAACTCTTCGAGTGCTTTTGTACCGAGAACTAATATGAAACTGGGCTACGAGTTTCAAAACAGAACTACTTTGTATTCTTTAAATACATTTAATGCCTCATTTGGATATCAATGGAAAGAAAATGTAAGAAAAGAGCATGAACTTAATATCATTGATGTTTCCTTGATTCGTCCAGCCGATGTGACCGCAAAGTTTGATTCAATTTCAGCAAAAAACCCTTACCAACAAAGAATTACAGAAAAACAACTTATCTTCGGACCAACTTATTCTTACACCTATTCTACCACAATGCTGCCAAGAAAAAATACATTCTACTATAAAGGAATGCTGGATTTAGCAGGAAATATTACAGGCCTTGTGACGGGCGCTAATAAAAAAGAAGGAAAAGAAAAAACAATTTTCGGAGTGCCCTTCAGTCAATATGCAAAAATTGAAAATGATCTAAGATTCTACCATAAGTTTAGTGAGAAAACATCTTTCGCCTCAAGACTTATTGCCGGAATTGCCATTCCGTATGGAAATTCAGAGCATATTCCTTTCTCAAGACAGTTCTTTGTAGGTGGAAGTAACAGTATAAGAGCTTTTCGTGCAAGAACTTTGGGTCCGGGAAGTTACGACCCCCGAACTCCAAATTCAACCCGAGCTCTTTTTGATCAGTCGGGAGACGTAAAATTAGAATTGAATGCAGAATACAGAGCCAATCTTTATAAGTTCTTAAATGTTGCCGCATTTGTAGATGCCGGAAATATCTGGTTAATCAATGATGACATTGATGAAAATGGAGTCAACTCAAGACCAGGAGGAAAATTTTCTAAAGATTTTTTAACCGAAATTGCTGTAGGGGCAGGGGTGGGTTTACGCCTTGACTTTTCAATTTTAGTTTTAAGACTCGATCTGGCTATGCCTTTGCGAGTTCCTTATTATGAAAAAGGTGACCGATGGACTTTCGACAGAATAAATTTTGGAGATTCCAGCTGGAGAAAAGATAATCTGATTCTGAATATTGCCATTGGATATCCTTTCTAG
- a CDS encoding YihY/virulence factor BrkB family protein: MLKELKFFWETVKETFTEWNNSSASNDSASLAYYAIFSIPGLLIIIIWIAGYFFGEEAIRGQISTQISGLMGQDVAKSIQDMIAGALIDKENIFMKIVGVGSLVYGSTTLFFQLQKSLNNLWDVEAAPKKALVKFLLDRANSLGMILILGFLLMITMVLSSLIGLFNNFITTYFGLETYIIVEIINFTVGFLIIVVLFALMFKVLPDVEISWKSVWKGALLTAVLFTLGKFLLSLYFGQFKPTSAFGTAGTVILIMMWINYSCMLVFFGAEFTKVYTYKRGYKIAPSKHAKWNSAKLYRNSQVQNETQL, from the coding sequence ATGCTAAAAGAACTCAAATTTTTCTGGGAAACCGTAAAAGAAACATTTACAGAATGGAATAATTCATCTGCGTCCAATGATTCGGCAAGTTTGGCTTATTACGCTATTTTCTCCATTCCGGGATTGCTGATTATTATTATCTGGATTGCAGGATATTTTTTTGGTGAAGAAGCTATTCGCGGGCAAATTAGCACCCAAATCAGCGGATTGATGGGACAGGATGTTGCTAAAAGTATTCAGGATATGATTGCAGGTGCACTTATTGACAAAGAAAATATTTTTATGAAAATTGTGGGTGTTGGCTCATTGGTTTACGGTTCTACTACTCTATTCTTTCAGTTGCAGAAATCTCTGAATAATCTTTGGGATGTAGAAGCTGCTCCGAAAAAAGCTTTAGTGAAATTTCTTTTAGACCGTGCGAATTCATTAGGAATGATCCTTATTTTAGGATTTTTACTGATGATCACGATGGTTTTATCATCATTGATCGGGCTCTTTAATAATTTTATCACGACCTATTTTGGTCTTGAAACGTATATCATCGTAGAAATTATTAATTTCACAGTAGGATTTTTAATTATTGTTGTGCTTTTTGCCTTGATGTTTAAAGTACTTCCAGATGTAGAAATCAGCTGGAAGTCGGTTTGGAAAGGCGCTTTATTGACTGCAGTTCTATTTACTTTAGGTAAATTTTTACTAAGTCTTTACTTTGGGCAATTTAAGCCAACCTCAGCATTCGGAACTGCCGGAACGGTGATTTTAATTATGATGTGGATTAATTATTCGTGTATGCTTGTTTTTTTCGGAGCCGAATTTACCAAAGTTTATACCTATAAAAGAGGTTATAAGATTGCACCTTCAAAACATGCGAAATGGAACAGTGCAAAATTATATCGAAACAGCCAGGTTCAAAACGAAACTCAGCTTTAA
- the argS gene encoding arginine--tRNA ligase, with translation MNIKDIIEQKLAEVILNVYQLKDIKLEIQENKTEFEGDFTIVTFPLVKQLKKNPESIGVELGEGLTTQTELLESFNVVKGFLNVKVKNQFFVDQFKTVSDQFSTIEKKNATVMVEYSSPNTNKPLHLGHIRNNLLGFSVAQILKEAGYDVIKSQIINDRGIHICKSMLAWEKFGKGETPATDHVKGDKFVGHYYVAFDKELKRQTQIIYEDFRINKFEKFDTPKKDEVFGLNEKINSLESKKNDLINNLNYDEISSFHQQFEIQLETALDNDLPIVSVPNNVLKNIEAEEDLVLIKKQSKKFLEIFKSVLEVEDKLDAEKSNLKEICKSSSDIMKEAQQMLLDWENGDEKVRNLWSEMNSWVYEGFNQTYKRLGVDFDQVQYESNTYILGKDLIQEGLDKGVLYQKEDGSVWCDLTAEGLDEKLLLRSDGTSVYMTQDLGTAVQRFKENDIQKLIYTVGNEQDYHFQVLFKVLGKLGYSWADQLYHLSYGMVELPNGKMKSREGTVVDADDLMQEMHNIAKSAAEELGKLDNLTEEEKAENYESVGMGALKYFMLKVDPKKKMLFNPEESIDFNGNTGPFIQYTFARIQSLLIKANYLNREIAEVELNQHEKEVIMQLANYKSVVEKAAEVLSPALVANYLYDLVKSYNSFYQSNIILKLEDENLKQFRLNLSNLTAQTIKKSLSLLGIGTVNRM, from the coding sequence ATGAATATTAAAGATATAATAGAACAAAAACTGGCAGAGGTTATCCTTAATGTCTATCAGTTGAAAGATATAAAACTCGAGATCCAGGAAAATAAAACTGAGTTTGAGGGTGATTTTACCATCGTTACTTTCCCTTTAGTAAAACAATTAAAGAAAAACCCTGAAAGCATCGGGGTAGAATTAGGAGAAGGATTAACAACTCAGACCGAATTGCTCGAAAGTTTTAACGTAGTAAAAGGATTTTTAAATGTAAAAGTTAAAAACCAATTCTTCGTAGATCAGTTTAAAACGGTTTCTGACCAGTTTTCAACTATAGAAAAGAAAAATGCAACCGTAATGGTGGAATATTCCTCACCAAATACCAACAAACCATTGCATTTAGGACATATCAGAAATAACTTATTAGGTTTTTCTGTCGCTCAGATTCTTAAAGAAGCGGGTTATGATGTAATAAAAAGTCAGATCATCAACGACAGAGGAATTCATATCTGTAAATCGATGTTGGCTTGGGAAAAATTCGGTAAAGGAGAAACTCCAGCGACTGATCATGTGAAAGGTGATAAGTTTGTAGGACATTATTATGTAGCATTTGATAAGGAGCTAAAAAGACAAACCCAAATCATTTATGAAGATTTCAGAATTAACAAATTTGAAAAATTTGATACTCCAAAAAAAGATGAAGTTTTCGGTTTAAATGAAAAAATCAATTCTTTAGAATCCAAGAAAAATGATTTAATTAATAATTTAAATTATGATGAAATTTCGAGCTTTCATCAACAATTTGAAATTCAACTTGAGACAGCTTTAGATAATGATTTACCAATTGTAAGCGTACCAAATAATGTTCTGAAAAATATTGAAGCGGAAGAAGATTTGGTATTGATTAAAAAGCAATCAAAAAAATTCTTAGAAATATTTAAAAGTGTTTTGGAGGTAGAAGATAAACTAGATGCTGAAAAATCAAATCTTAAAGAAATATGTAAATCTAGTTCTGATATCATGAAAGAAGCTCAACAAATGCTTTTGGATTGGGAAAATGGTGACGAAAAAGTAAGAAATCTTTGGAGCGAAATGAACTCATGGGTGTATGAAGGTTTCAATCAGACTTATAAAAGATTGGGGGTGGATTTCGACCAGGTTCAGTATGAAAGCAATACCTATATTTTAGGAAAAGACCTTATTCAGGAAGGTTTGGATAAAGGGGTACTGTATCAGAAAGAGGATGGCTCGGTTTGGTGTGATTTGACGGCAGAAGGTTTAGACGAAAAACTTCTGCTTCGTTCAGACGGAACTTCTGTCTATATGACTCAGGATTTAGGAACGGCTGTACAGCGTTTTAAAGAAAACGATATTCAGAAATTAATTTATACTGTTGGGAACGAACAGGATTATCATTTCCAGGTCTTATTTAAAGTTTTAGGAAAATTAGGATATTCTTGGGCAGATCAATTGTACCATTTATCTTACGGAATGGTAGAACTTCCCAACGGAAAAATGAAATCTCGTGAAGGTACGGTTGTCGATGCTGATGATTTGATGCAGGAAATGCACAATATTGCAAAATCTGCAGCTGAGGAGTTGGGTAAACTAGATAATTTAACAGAAGAAGAAAAGGCAGAAAACTACGAAAGTGTAGGTATGGGAGCTTTAAAATATTTCATGCTAAAAGTAGATCCTAAGAAAAAAATGCTTTTCAATCCAGAAGAAAGTATTGATTTTAATGGAAATACAGGCCCTTTCATTCAATATACTTTTGCGCGTATCCAATCGTTGTTGATTAAAGCAAATTATTTGAATAGAGAAATTGCTGAGGTAGAATTAAATCAGCATGAAAAAGAAGTAATTATGCAATTAGCAAATTATAAATCTGTTGTTGAAAAGGCAGCGGAAGTTTTAAGCCCGGCTTTAGTTGCAAATTATCTTTATGATTTAGTAAAATCTTACAATTCATTCTATCAAAGCAATATCATTCTAAAGCTTGAAGATGAAAATTTAAAACAGTTCCGTTTGAATTTATCAAATCTCACGGCACAAACAATAAAGAAATCATTAAGTTTATTAGGTATAGGAACCGTAAACAGAATGTAA